From a single Melospiza georgiana isolate bMelGeo1 chromosome 5, bMelGeo1.pri, whole genome shotgun sequence genomic region:
- the HELT gene encoding hairy and enhancer of split-related protein HELT isoform X3, which translates to MASKLKERRRTPVSHKVIEKRRRDRINRCLTELGKTVPMALAKQSSGKLEKAEILEMTVQYLRALHSADFPRSREKAELLSEFANYFHYGYHECMKNLVHYLTTVERMETKDTKGWTATTSTSSAIPTPTRSGCPRASPPPCYRDSSHLKERLFMTADTAGHTRAHGEAAGGRERRRGPGWRGGAPGGPDLPPPALSEGLKLPPPARLPTSGSSACTSDASE; encoded by the exons ATGGCCTCCAAGCTCAAGGAGCGGAGG AGGACGCCGGTTTCCCACAAAGTGATTGAGAAGCGGAGGAGGGACCGCATCAACCGCTGCCTCACCGAGCTGGGGAAGACGGTGCCCATGGCTCTGGCCAAGCAG AGCTCGGGGAAGCTGGAGAAAGCGGAGATCCTGGAGATGACGGTGCAGTACCTGCGGGCCCTGCACTCGGCGGACTTTCCCCGCAGCCGGGAGAAGG cagagctgctctccgAGTTCGCCAATTATTTCCACTACGGCTACCACGAGTGCATGAAGAACCTGGTCCACTACCTGACAACGGTGGAGAGGATGGAGACCAAAGACACCAA GGGCTGGACCGCCACTACCTCAACCTCCTCGGCCATTCCCACCCCAACGCGTTCGGGCTGCCCCCGGGCCAGCCCCCCTCCATGCTATAGAGACTCGTCCCACCTGAAAGAACGCCTATTTATGACCGCGGACACTGCGGGTCACACCCGGGCGCACGGGGAGGCTGccgggggcagggagaggcgcAGGGGTCCCGGATGGCGAGGAGGAGCCCCCGGGGGCCCGGATCTGCCCCCGCCCGCCCTCTCCgagggcctgaagctgcccccaCCCGCTCGTCTTCCCACCTCGGGGTCCAGTGCCTGTACAAGTGATGCCTCGGAATAA
- the HELT gene encoding hairy and enhancer of split-related protein HELT isoform X2, which produces MASKLKERRRTPVSHKVIEKRRRDRINRCLTELGKTVPMALAKQSSGKLEKAEILEMTVQYLRALHSADFPRSREKELLSEFANYFHYGYHECMKNLVHYLTTVERMETKDTKYARILAFLQSKARFVTEPLFTSLGSLPEPDFSYPLHPGPECPGHVHSPAEGVLQPPSGGPFPWHGAARSPSLPYHLPGAAVPLASPGQQRSTFLSSVQGLDRHYLNLLGHSHPNAFGLPPGQPPSML; this is translated from the exons ATGGCCTCCAAGCTCAAGGAGCGGAGG AGGACGCCGGTTTCCCACAAAGTGATTGAGAAGCGGAGGAGGGACCGCATCAACCGCTGCCTCACCGAGCTGGGGAAGACGGTGCCCATGGCTCTGGCCAAGCAG AGCTCGGGGAAGCTGGAGAAAGCGGAGATCCTGGAGATGACGGTGCAGTACCTGCGGGCCCTGCACTCGGCGGACTTTCCCCGCAGCCGGGAGAAGG agctgctctccgAGTTCGCCAATTATTTCCACTACGGCTACCACGAGTGCATGAAGAACCTGGTCCACTACCTGACAACGGTGGAGAGGATGGAGACCAAAGACACCAAGTACGCCCGCATCCTGGCCTTTCTCCAGTCCAAAGCACGCTTCGTTACTGAGCCTCTCTTCACGTCCCTGGGCTCCCTCCCGGAGCCGGACTTTTCCTACCCGCTGCATCCCGGGCCCGAGTGCCCCGGGCACGTCCACAGTCCCGCCGAGGGCGTGCTCCAGCCGCCCTCGGGGGGGCCATTCCCCTGGCACGGCGCCGcccgcagcccctccctgccctaCCACTTGCCCGGCGCCGCCGTACCCCTCGCCAGCCCCGGCCAGCAGCGCAGCACTTTCCTCTCCTCCGTGCAGGGGCTGGACCGCCACTACCTCAACCTCCTCGGCCATTCCCACCCCAACGCGTTCGGGCTGCCCCCGGGCCAGCCCCCCTCCATGCTATAG
- the HELT gene encoding hairy and enhancer of split-related protein HELT isoform X1, translating to MASKLKERRRTPVSHKVIEKRRRDRINRCLTELGKTVPMALAKQSSGKLEKAEILEMTVQYLRALHSADFPRSREKAELLSEFANYFHYGYHECMKNLVHYLTTVERMETKDTKYARILAFLQSKARFVTEPLFTSLGSLPEPDFSYPLHPGPECPGHVHSPAEGVLQPPSGGPFPWHGAARSPSLPYHLPGAAVPLASPGQQRSTFLSSVQGLDRHYLNLLGHSHPNAFGLPPGQPPSML from the exons ATGGCCTCCAAGCTCAAGGAGCGGAGG AGGACGCCGGTTTCCCACAAAGTGATTGAGAAGCGGAGGAGGGACCGCATCAACCGCTGCCTCACCGAGCTGGGGAAGACGGTGCCCATGGCTCTGGCCAAGCAG AGCTCGGGGAAGCTGGAGAAAGCGGAGATCCTGGAGATGACGGTGCAGTACCTGCGGGCCCTGCACTCGGCGGACTTTCCCCGCAGCCGGGAGAAGG cagagctgctctccgAGTTCGCCAATTATTTCCACTACGGCTACCACGAGTGCATGAAGAACCTGGTCCACTACCTGACAACGGTGGAGAGGATGGAGACCAAAGACACCAAGTACGCCCGCATCCTGGCCTTTCTCCAGTCCAAAGCACGCTTCGTTACTGAGCCTCTCTTCACGTCCCTGGGCTCCCTCCCGGAGCCGGACTTTTCCTACCCGCTGCATCCCGGGCCCGAGTGCCCCGGGCACGTCCACAGTCCCGCCGAGGGCGTGCTCCAGCCGCCCTCGGGGGGGCCATTCCCCTGGCACGGCGCCGcccgcagcccctccctgccctaCCACTTGCCCGGCGCCGCCGTACCCCTCGCCAGCCCCGGCCAGCAGCGCAGCACTTTCCTCTCCTCCGTGCAGGGGCTGGACCGCCACTACCTCAACCTCCTCGGCCATTCCCACCCCAACGCGTTCGGGCTGCCCCCGGGCCAGCCCCCCTCCATGCTATAG